From Phaeocystidibacter marisrubri, the proteins below share one genomic window:
- a CDS encoding MerR family transcriptional regulator, which yields MHLKLPELTKRYYTIGEVADIFGVNASLLRYWEKEFPKLQPKKNTKGNRSYTPKDIEQIHLLYHLVKERGFTIEGARKKLRENRDDVAQEAEVVGRLMTIREKLVKLKHQL from the coding sequence ATGCACTTAAAATTACCTGAACTCACCAAACGCTACTACACCATTGGAGAAGTAGCCGATATTTTTGGAGTGAACGCTTCCCTGCTCAGATACTGGGAAAAGGAGTTCCCAAAACTTCAACCTAAGAAGAACACTAAGGGAAATAGATCTTACACACCAAAGGACATCGAGCAGATTCATTTGCTCTATCACCTGGTGAAAGAAAGAGGCTTCACCATAGAAGGCGCACGCAAGAAACTACGGGAGAACCGTGACGATGTGGCACAAGAAGCCGAAGTGGTAGGCCGTTTGATGACGATACGTGAGAAACTAGTCAAACTAAAACATCAGCTGTAA